A window of Oncorhynchus nerka isolate Pitt River linkage group LG4, Oner_Uvic_2.0, whole genome shotgun sequence contains these coding sequences:
- the LOC115128769 gene encoding splicing factor U2AF 65 kDa subunit-like: MNQTPVTLQVPGLMPTSMALLGGLPTEVLCLMNMVVVEELLDDEGECSKYGQVKSIEIPRPVDGLEVPGTGKIFVEFMTLFDSQKAMQALTGRKFANKMVVTKYCDPDAYHRRDFW, translated from the exons ATGAACCAGACCCCGGTGACCCTCCAAGTGCCAGGCCTGATGCCCACCTCCATGGCCTTGTTGGGTGGCCTgcccactgaggtgctctgcctGATGAACATGGTGGTTGTGGAGGAGCTGCTGGATGACGAGGGTGAGTGCAGCAAGTACGGCCAGGTGAAGAGCATCGAGATCCCCCGACCTGTGGATGGCCTGGAGGTCCCAGGCACTGGGAAG atCTTTGTGGAGTTCATGACCCTGTTTGACTCCCAGAAGGCCATGCAGGCGCTGACAGGCAGGAAGTTTGCCAACAAGATGGTGGTGACCAAGTACTGTGACCCAGACGCCTACCACCGCCGAGACTTCTGGTAG